One Megalopta genalis isolate 19385.01 chromosome 11, iyMegGena1_principal, whole genome shotgun sequence genomic region harbors:
- the LOC117226177 gene encoding uncharacterized protein LOC117226177 — MASRMKSLYNQVIFERRILLGCTILVGLSVCTWSVAIGTDHWFTLKAPNDTGLPLGDAGKAGRRLLYKHMGLWGGCTHGLAPESVNSTVMQPYKECKNHDMFPTDMQIKLDPGLHKTIVNYSRTEVSFAIISLFVMIMSFCFSIYTFRNPRYMFKRLAGGIHFISAACNMVVIQVLLSSIEFESKYVNATFPKGATMRYDFSLILAWIVFLCNLLAGCAFMLFSRKRKRDKAPTEEIAMADEPTIIGR, encoded by the exons ATGGCCAGCCGAATGAAGTCGTTGTACAACCAG GTAATTTTCGAGAGGCGAATACTGCTTGGCTGCACGATCCTCGTGGGACTATCGGTGTGCACATGGTCGGTCGCTATCGGAACCGATCACTGGTTTACCCTGAAAGCGCCGAACGACACCGGGTTGCCCCTCGGAGACGCGGGCAAAGCCGGCAGACGATTGCTCTACAAACACATGGGACTCTGGGGAGGCTGCACGCATGGTTTAGCACCGGAATCCGTCAATTCCACCGTCATGCAGCCTTATA AGGAGTGCAAGAATCACGACATGTTTCCGACGGACATGCAGATCAAGCTGGACCCGGGGTTGCACAAAACTATCGTCA ATTACTCGAGGACTGAAGTGTCATTCGCAATAATCAGCTTGTTCGTGATGATAATGAGCTTCTGCTTCTCGATCTACACGTTTCGCAATCCACGTTACATGTTCAAACGGCTGGCTGGCGGGATACATTTCATTAGCG CTGCGTGCAACATGGTGGTGATCCAAGTGCTGTTGTCGTCGATCGAGTTCGAGAGCAAGTACGTGAACGCGACGTTCCCGAAGGGCGCGACGATGAGGTACGACTTCTCGTTGATCCTCGCCTGGATCGTGTTCCTCTGCAACCTGCTGGCCGGATGCGCGTTCATGCTGTTCTccaggaagaggaagagggacAAAGCGCCGACGGAGGAGATCGCGATGGCAGACGAGCCAACCATCATCGGCCGTTGA
- the Pldn gene encoding biogenesis of lysosomal organelles complex 1 subunit pallidin, producing the protein MMTDLEESEVRKVQSENEKRDSCGEQQDFSEAAKKLAEGLLGIYKLPLEQVHKELAEVTTKQQALLNQMQGENTKLQQTVEDVDLNKMFQTVKVYQGKLISMKKEMASIHERTFKLKKRALRLQQIKQKEALNREQQREQEIRREQDLIGKPVVS; encoded by the exons ATGATGACTGATCTAGAAGAATCAGAAGTTAGGAAGGTTCAGTCAGAGAATGAAAAACGTGATAG CTGTGGGGAGCaacaggatttttcagaagcTGCAAAGAAATTGGCGGAAGGACTGTTAGGCATTTATAAATTGCCATTGGAGCAAGTGCATAAAGAATTAGCTGAAGTAAC AACCAAGCAACAGGCTTTACTTAATCAAATGCAAGGAGAGAATACAAAACTCCAACAAACTGTTGAAGATGTTGACCTAAACAAAATG TTTCAAACAGTAAAAGTTTATCAAGGAAAACTAATTTCCATGAAGAAAGAGATGGCTTCAATTCATGAGCGTACATTCAAATTAAAA AAACGAGCGTTAAGATTACAACAAATAAAGCAAAAGGAGGCCTTGAACAGGGAACAACAGCGGGAGCAAGAAATTCGTCGTGAACAAGACTTAATTGGTAAACCTGTAGTAAGTTAA